One window of the Sphaerochaeta associata genome contains the following:
- a CDS encoding N-acyl-D-amino-acid deacylase family protein — translation MMVFSNATVVDGSASSPFKADVVIEGTRIVSILPPQSSDDGASIDCTNLVLCPGFVDIHGHSDLEVLRNPSMRKKIGQGITTEVAGNCGIGVFPAEIGDSLLAELTSDVLGRYPRVGWPSFSSYLTKLKEKGSGTNTAFLQAHSTLRSHAMEGKANRTATEEEIRRMCLYLQQSLEEGCIGLSSGLYYAPCIFADHKELLALLSVVASFDRLFSVHMRCEGSDILDSIQEVLDLARLSGVKLQISHLKVIGKKNQRLVPSMLALIEQARVEGVDVQFDQYPYEYGSTSLFSLLPPPYLKLGRSELKSALGSESERRIIKAMMEEGKGWDSIASLCGWDDIKVLVLHSNPQYEGLSMNEVAQLRNQDPYEAFFDVLVQEEGSALMTDVTQSQDSIKRILSHPLMCFGTDALYAGQKAHPRSYQAALHLLERYWKQEPVLSLEQLIAKMTSCGAKRLGLADRGLVSKGYKADLVLFDPVELADRSDDGHPDAPFNGLRLVMVNGTVAFQNGRYTDSTSGSILLG, via the coding sequence ATGATGGTGTTCTCCAATGCAACGGTGGTCGACGGCAGTGCATCCTCCCCTTTTAAGGCCGATGTGGTCATCGAGGGGACCCGTATCGTCTCCATCCTTCCTCCGCAATCCAGCGATGACGGCGCATCAATCGATTGCACCAATCTTGTCTTGTGTCCGGGATTTGTGGACATCCATGGACACAGCGACCTTGAAGTATTGCGCAATCCTTCCATGAGAAAGAAAATCGGGCAGGGGATTACCACCGAGGTAGCCGGCAATTGCGGTATCGGGGTGTTTCCGGCGGAAATTGGTGATTCTCTTCTCGCCGAACTTACATCCGATGTACTGGGACGCTATCCCAGAGTCGGTTGGCCCTCCTTCAGTTCCTATCTTACAAAGCTTAAAGAGAAGGGAAGCGGCACCAATACAGCATTTCTGCAGGCTCACAGCACCCTCAGAAGCCATGCCATGGAGGGTAAGGCGAATCGTACAGCCACTGAAGAGGAGATTCGGCGTATGTGCCTGTACCTTCAGCAGAGTCTGGAGGAGGGGTGTATCGGGCTTTCCAGTGGCCTCTACTATGCTCCGTGCATTTTTGCAGACCACAAGGAGCTGCTTGCACTGCTGTCGGTAGTTGCGTCCTTCGACCGGCTCTTTAGCGTACATATGCGCTGCGAAGGCTCTGATATCCTGGACAGCATACAAGAGGTGCTCGACCTGGCCCGCCTAAGCGGGGTGAAGCTTCAGATCAGCCACCTGAAGGTGATCGGGAAAAAGAACCAACGTTTGGTCCCCTCCATGCTCGCCCTGATCGAGCAGGCCAGGGTTGAGGGTGTGGATGTCCAATTCGACCAATACCCCTACGAATACGGCTCAACAAGCCTTTTCAGCCTGCTTCCTCCTCCCTATCTCAAGCTGGGCAGGTCTGAATTGAAATCTGCTCTAGGCAGTGAGTCCGAGAGGCGAATCATCAAGGCGATGATGGAGGAGGGCAAAGGCTGGGACAGCATTGCTTCTCTCTGCGGTTGGGATGACATTAAGGTGTTGGTGCTTCACAGTAATCCTCAGTATGAGGGATTGAGCATGAACGAAGTGGCGCAACTGCGCAACCAGGACCCGTACGAGGCGTTTTTCGACGTGCTCGTACAGGAGGAGGGATCGGCTCTGATGACCGATGTCACCCAAAGCCAGGACTCGATCAAGCGCATTCTCTCCCATCCTTTGATGTGCTTTGGAACCGACGCCCTCTATGCCGGACAAAAGGCTCATCCCAGAAGCTATCAGGCGGCCCTGCATCTGCTCGAGCGGTATTGGAAACAAGAGCCGGTTCTCAGTCTTGAGCAACTCATTGCAAAGATGACAAGCTGTGGGGCCAAACGGCTTGGTCTTGCAGATCGCGGGTTGGTTTCAAAAGGTTATAAGGCCGATTTGGTACTCTTCGACCCGGTCGAGCTTGCCGACCGTTCGGACGATGGACACCCCGACGCACCGTTCAACGGTCTGCGTTTGGTCATGGTGAATGGAACGGTTGCCTTTCAGAACGGCAGATATACCGACAGCACCAGTGGTTCGATTCTGCTGGGTTAG
- a CDS encoding amino acid ABC transporter ATP-binding protein — protein sequence MEIISVANLKKEFDGLGVLKGISFTLNKGEVLSIIGPSGSGKSTLLRCLTQLEPIDGGTIEVCSKTMVSTTEAGKVTYADKQTLKAVRLNLGLVFQNFNLFPHMSVLRNITEAQMHVLGRNKAEAEQVARALLVKMGLEEKAKAYPCQLSGGQQQRVSIARALALNPDVLCFDEPTSALDPELTGEILKVIKDLAKEKMTMIVVTHEMSFARDISDRVIFMDDGLIVEEGSPDKLFNDPTNPRTKRFLNRYEQP from the coding sequence ATGGAAATCATATCGGTCGCAAACCTGAAGAAAGAGTTCGACGGTCTGGGAGTACTCAAGGGCATCTCATTCACCCTCAACAAGGGAGAAGTCCTTTCCATCATCGGCCCCTCGGGCAGCGGAAAAAGCACGTTGCTGCGCTGCCTCACCCAGCTTGAACCCATTGATGGGGGCACCATCGAAGTATGCTCCAAGACCATGGTAAGTACAACTGAAGCAGGAAAAGTCACCTACGCCGATAAACAGACGCTCAAGGCTGTGCGCCTCAACCTGGGCCTGGTCTTTCAGAACTTCAACCTCTTTCCTCATATGAGCGTGCTGCGCAACATTACTGAAGCACAGATGCATGTGCTGGGCCGCAACAAGGCGGAAGCCGAACAGGTTGCACGTGCACTGCTTGTAAAAATGGGACTGGAGGAGAAGGCAAAAGCCTACCCCTGCCAACTATCCGGCGGGCAACAGCAGCGTGTAAGCATCGCCCGCGCTCTTGCCCTCAATCCTGATGTACTTTGTTTCGATGAACCAACCAGTGCCCTCGATCCCGAGCTGACGGGAGAAATCCTGAAGGTAATCAAGGACCTTGCAAAGGAGAAGATGACGATGATCGTCGTCACCCACGAGATGTCGTTCGCCAGGGATATTTCAGACCGTGTCATCTTCATGGACGATGGATTGATCGTCGAGGAAGGAAGTCCGGACAAGCTGTTCAACGACCCGACCAATCCCAGGACGAAGCGATTCCTCAATCGATACGAGCAACCCTAA
- a CDS encoding amino acid ABC transporter permease, which produces MGNLLLQMLAATVVSLKIFVLTLLFSLPLGLLVAKGRMSKNPVISNMVNVYIMIMRGTPLILQLLFVYFAPYYIFGASYDRFTAVIVGFVINYAAYFAEIYRGGIQSIPVGQYEASLVLGFSKAHTFTHIVAPQVVKRIIPAMGNEVITLVKDTALAQTIGVAELFRVAQNASARQFSTMPIFIAGVFYFIMNALVSRSFDLLEKKLNYYH; this is translated from the coding sequence ATGGGAAACCTCTTGCTGCAGATGTTGGCGGCAACCGTCGTCAGTCTGAAAATATTCGTCCTTACGTTGCTTTTCTCACTTCCATTGGGGTTGCTGGTTGCAAAAGGCAGGATGTCCAAGAATCCGGTAATCTCAAATATGGTCAATGTCTATATCATGATCATGCGAGGAACCCCCTTGATTCTGCAGCTGTTGTTCGTCTATTTTGCGCCTTACTATATCTTTGGAGCCTCCTATGACCGTTTCACCGCTGTCATCGTAGGTTTTGTCATCAACTATGCTGCATATTTCGCAGAAATCTACCGGGGGGGCATCCAGTCCATTCCGGTCGGCCAGTATGAGGCGTCATTGGTACTGGGGTTCTCCAAGGCCCATACATTTACCCATATTGTCGCACCTCAGGTGGTGAAGCGAATCATTCCCGCCATGGGAAACGAGGTGATCACCCTGGTCAAGGATACAGCCTTGGCGCAGACCATCGGGGTTGCAGAGCTGTTCAGGGTCGCCCAGAACGCATCGGCAAGGCAGTTCTCCACCATGCCCATCTTTATTGCAGGGGTGTTTTACTTCATCATGAATGCACTCGTCTCCCGCTCCTTCGATTTGCTTGAGAAGAAGCTCAACTACTACCACTAG
- a CDS encoding amino acid ABC transporter substrate-binding protein — MKRCTVVLLALLLAGASLFAAGTKEQAPGGDNSLDKVLSKGQFVMGLDDNFPPMGFRNEKGEIVGFDVDLAKEVTKRMGVTLKLQPIDWNAKEQELNTGNIDCIWNGFTITEERKQAMTFTPPYIHNAQVVVVRDDSPYTTLASLSGKSVGYQAGSSASSAIDASPEFKKSIKTFVEFKENLTGLMDLEIGGIDALVVDVTVANDNIQRSGKAFRILSEELAPEDYGIGFRKGDQKLADAVWDQLLAMKADGTLAKISNAWFGSDITVVGK; from the coding sequence ATGAAACGATGCACTGTTGTACTGTTGGCCCTGCTTTTGGCAGGCGCAAGTCTGTTCGCCGCCGGCACCAAGGAACAAGCTCCTGGTGGAGACAACTCCCTTGACAAGGTACTGAGCAAGGGTCAGTTCGTCATGGGACTTGACGACAACTTCCCCCCGATGGGCTTCCGCAATGAAAAGGGTGAAATAGTCGGTTTCGACGTCGACCTTGCCAAGGAAGTAACCAAACGCATGGGCGTCACCCTCAAGCTCCAGCCGATCGACTGGAATGCCAAGGAACAAGAGCTGAACACCGGCAACATCGATTGCATCTGGAACGGCTTCACCATCACCGAAGAGCGTAAGCAGGCCATGACCTTCACCCCTCCGTACATCCACAATGCACAGGTTGTCGTAGTTCGCGATGACAGCCCCTATACCACCCTCGCATCGCTGAGTGGAAAGAGCGTGGGCTATCAGGCGGGATCCTCGGCCTCCAGCGCCATTGATGCTTCCCCCGAGTTCAAGAAGTCCATCAAGACGTTCGTTGAATTCAAGGAAAACCTGACCGGCCTCATGGACCTTGAGATCGGCGGCATCGATGCCTTGGTTGTGGACGTCACTGTTGCAAACGACAACATCCAGCGCAGCGGAAAGGCCTTCAGGATCCTCAGCGAGGAACTCGCTCCCGAAGACTACGGCATTGGATTCCGCAAGGGCGATCAGAAGCTTGCTGATGCTGTTTGGGATCAGCTGCTCGCCATGAAAGCCGACGGTACATTGGCCAAGATTTCCAACGCATGGTTTGGCTCTGACATCACCGTTGTCGGAAAATAA
- a CDS encoding FeoB-associated Cys-rich membrane protein, which translates to MLTAIISNTIVALVILALITFAIKTLRKHSKEEGCASCGTKKNSACKGCKFADSCH; encoded by the coding sequence ATGCTTACAGCCATCATTTCGAATACCATCGTCGCCCTCGTCATCCTCGCTCTCATCACCTTTGCCATTAAAACCCTGCGAAAGCACAGCAAGGAAGAGGGTTGCGCCTCCTGCGGCACGAAAAAGAACAGTGCCTGCAAGGGGTGTAAATTTGCGGATTCCTGTCACTGA
- the feoB gene encoding ferrous iron transport protein B — MQTIALIGNPNCGKTTLFNTLTGTTAYVGNWPGVTVEKKEGVVNGHRILDLPGIYSLSPYSPEEKLSRRYILDEQPDLIIDVIDATNLERSLYLTTQLAELGRPLLLALNMEDLLEKEGIRIDGKRLSQMTGCPVVQISASKGTGISSLLEEIERSLREKKLPMQPLFSNFVERYITTIITDDYLHLIPKGRQMRWAAIKLLEADELFLSSMPAPPQAFQTYIEQARKDLTEHYDDDVQAIIIDQRYKVAEHIAKDCQIKTKKEKQFNFDNLATSKFGAIPLFIAIMAAVFYLSIGLVGGYTTGWLESFFAFASAHIQTFADAMQVHPLLSGILVDGIIAGVGAVLTFVPQLFVLFLLLSILEDCGYMARIAFIMDRLMRSMGLSGKSIIPLVIGTGCSVPAIMSSRTIEHQKQRELTVIVTPFIPCGAKMPVFALMLTYFFPGKWFIAPLIYLLGIAAVVITGLLARALDKHKETNAFILELPRYQIPAAKNIWLQTKDRTLGFIEKAGTIILLSSVIIYLLSSYSFTLQAVDAEQSMLAIMGRLISPLFAPLGFGFWQASVALLTGIAAKESIVSTLSVTIGTSSLSAFFTADTALAYMTFILLSSPCIAAISAMFKELGSKRKLLFAVLWQTGFAYVAALLIRSATLLFL, encoded by the coding sequence ATGCAAACAATTGCTCTCATCGGGAACCCCAATTGCGGGAAGACTACGCTCTTCAACACCCTTACAGGCACCACTGCGTATGTCGGCAACTGGCCTGGTGTCACCGTGGAAAAGAAAGAAGGGGTGGTCAACGGACACCGAATCCTCGATTTGCCTGGTATATACTCCCTTTCCCCCTACTCCCCCGAGGAGAAACTCTCCAGACGGTATATACTCGATGAACAGCCCGACCTGATCATCGATGTCATCGATGCAACCAATCTGGAACGCAGTCTCTACCTGACCACCCAGCTGGCCGAGCTTGGAAGACCGTTGCTGCTTGCCCTGAATATGGAGGACCTGCTTGAAAAGGAGGGTATCCGCATCGACGGGAAGCGGCTTTCGCAGATGACAGGCTGTCCTGTTGTACAAATATCGGCAAGCAAAGGAACCGGCATATCCAGCCTGTTGGAAGAGATCGAGCGATCGCTGCGAGAAAAAAAGCTTCCCATGCAGCCGCTCTTTTCCAACTTTGTTGAACGGTACATCACGACCATCATCACCGACGACTATCTGCATCTCATACCCAAAGGGAGGCAGATGCGATGGGCGGCGATCAAGCTGCTGGAAGCGGATGAACTCTTTCTCTCCTCCATGCCCGCTCCGCCCCAGGCCTTCCAAACCTATATAGAGCAGGCACGCAAAGACTTGACCGAGCACTACGACGACGATGTACAGGCAATCATCATCGACCAACGATACAAAGTAGCCGAACATATCGCAAAGGATTGCCAGATCAAGACGAAAAAGGAGAAACAGTTCAACTTCGACAACCTTGCCACCAGCAAGTTTGGAGCCATCCCCCTGTTCATAGCCATTATGGCAGCAGTTTTCTACCTCTCCATCGGATTGGTGGGCGGTTATACCACCGGCTGGCTCGAGTCGTTCTTTGCTTTCGCTTCAGCCCACATCCAAACCTTTGCAGATGCAATGCAGGTACACCCCCTGCTGTCCGGCATTCTGGTGGACGGCATCATTGCAGGAGTGGGTGCGGTACTGACCTTTGTTCCCCAGTTGTTTGTGCTCTTCTTGTTGCTCTCCATCCTGGAAGACTGCGGATACATGGCACGCATCGCCTTCATCATGGACCGGTTGATGCGCAGCATGGGCCTGTCGGGCAAGTCGATCATCCCCTTGGTGATCGGCACCGGCTGCTCGGTCCCCGCCATCATGAGCAGCAGAACCATCGAGCACCAGAAACAACGGGAGTTGACGGTCATCGTCACTCCCTTCATACCCTGCGGAGCGAAAATGCCCGTATTCGCCCTCATGCTTACCTACTTTTTCCCCGGCAAATGGTTCATCGCCCCCCTTATCTACCTGCTGGGAATCGCAGCGGTGGTCATCACCGGCCTTCTGGCGCGCGCCTTGGACAAGCACAAGGAGACCAACGCCTTCATCCTGGAGCTGCCCCGCTACCAGATTCCGGCAGCCAAGAACATCTGGTTGCAAACAAAGGACCGTACCTTGGGCTTCATTGAAAAGGCGGGAACCATCATTTTGCTCTCCTCGGTCATCATCTATCTGCTCTCATCCTACTCCTTCACCTTGCAGGCAGTGGATGCAGAGCAGAGCATGCTCGCCATCATGGGCAGGCTCATCTCCCCGCTGTTCGCTCCGCTGGGATTCGGCTTCTGGCAGGCAAGCGTCGCACTTCTGACCGGAATAGCAGCCAAGGAATCTATCGTCAGCACTCTGAGCGTCACCATCGGGACATCCTCACTCTCGGCCTTCTTCACAGCCGACACCGCCCTTGCCTATATGACGTTCATCCTCCTCTCATCGCCTTGCATTGCAGCCATCAGCGCCATGTTCAAGGAGCTTGGCAGTAAACGCAAGCTTCTCTTCGCGGTCCTCTGGCAAACCGGATTCGCCTATGTTGCAGCGTTGCTCATCCGCTCTGCAACCCTTCTATTTCTGTGA
- a CDS encoding FeoA family protein — protein MQMTMDELTVGQKGAVKAINAPKQLKRRLMDMGFTKGVGVEVVKMAPMGDPMEVSLRGYHLCLRKAEARAIELR, from the coding sequence ATGCAGATGACAATGGACGAACTGACCGTAGGTCAAAAGGGAGCTGTCAAGGCAATCAATGCACCAAAACAACTCAAACGAAGACTTATGGATATGGGCTTCACCAAAGGGGTTGGCGTTGAGGTAGTCAAGATGGCACCCATGGGCGATCCGATGGAAGTTTCTTTGCGTGGATACCATTTGTGCCTCAGAAAAGCTGAAGCCCGTGCCATTGAATTAAGATAG
- a CDS encoding metal-dependent transcriptional regulator → MHKSGEDYLEAVLALSQEHEKVRTTDVALRLGVSKPSVNRAMKVLASEGYVNQETYGDIHLTEKGRLKASQVYFRHKTLTSFLKDVLGVDAVIAEQDACLIEHDISSETMEKLASFLRSYRGESS, encoded by the coding sequence ATGCACAAGTCAGGTGAAGATTATCTAGAGGCCGTATTGGCTCTCAGCCAGGAACATGAAAAGGTACGGACAACCGATGTTGCCCTGCGCCTGGGTGTGTCCAAGCCGAGTGTCAATCGTGCCATGAAGGTGCTCGCCTCCGAAGGGTATGTGAACCAGGAGACATACGGGGATATCCACTTGACCGAGAAAGGCAGGCTCAAGGCTTCCCAGGTATATTTCAGGCACAAGACCCTTACCAGCTTTCTCAAGGATGTGCTTGGTGTCGATGCTGTCATCGCCGAGCAGGATGCGTGTCTGATCGAGCATGACATCTCCAGCGAAACCATGGAAAAGCTTGCTTCGTTTTTGCGCTCATATCGTGGCGAGTCATCCTGA
- a CDS encoding extracellular solute-binding protein, which produces MKKTFIVVLLIALLLPLSLFAQGSKATAVDETKPVTIQYWTHEDPARTQLETELIAKFMADNPNITVVRSTQASVKQIELVQTAFAANQGPDMFNLPIENQYSYISNGRVAPVDYQAAGYANKQDLLDKYMDGVLDTVTVDGEVYGLPLELTNWSIYLNKKVFRSAGLDPEKDYPKTWEEMADISEKLAIRDGDILIRRGYDFRYPYYLTFFVPMVEQLGGDLLSADGKKAIIGDEAWLKALTYMQQWGPSGRNLGSPTYKNARNLFNQDNNDIAMAHTGLYQQGRIEKDNPAFFNSGEWMVIPYPTFKDAVRDVAACYYGHFFMVNADSDPAVQKAAWKLSGYLLSHGEEYLTRGGNIIQPTKALFASDTLKNMPYSQVFIDDMARSHMIYYGENSPQVQTQIRNAVESVMLSGVSPEKALATLRASVQEIIDEQ; this is translated from the coding sequence ATGAAAAAGACGTTCATCGTTGTTTTACTCATCGCATTGCTGCTTCCTCTTTCCCTGTTCGCACAGGGGTCGAAGGCAACAGCCGTCGACGAAACCAAGCCCGTAACCATCCAGTACTGGACCCATGAGGATCCGGCCAGAACCCAGCTCGAAACCGAGCTCATCGCCAAATTCATGGCGGACAACCCGAACATCACCGTCGTGCGCTCCACCCAGGCCTCGGTCAAGCAGATTGAGCTGGTGCAGACCGCTTTCGCTGCCAATCAGGGTCCTGACATGTTCAACCTGCCGATCGAAAACCAGTATTCCTACATTTCCAACGGTCGTGTAGCCCCGGTCGATTATCAGGCAGCAGGCTATGCCAACAAGCAGGATCTCTTGGACAAGTACATGGACGGCGTGCTGGATACCGTCACCGTCGATGGTGAAGTATATGGTCTCCCACTGGAACTGACCAACTGGTCCATCTACCTGAACAAGAAGGTATTCCGCTCCGCCGGCCTTGATCCTGAAAAGGATTACCCCAAGACTTGGGAAGAGATGGCTGACATCTCCGAGAAGCTGGCGATTCGTGACGGCGACATCCTCATCCGCCGCGGCTATGACTTCCGCTATCCGTACTATTTGACGTTCTTTGTTCCCATGGTGGAACAGCTTGGCGGCGACCTACTCAGCGCTGACGGCAAGAAGGCCATTATTGGTGATGAAGCTTGGCTGAAGGCTCTTACCTACATGCAGCAGTGGGGACCGTCGGGTCGCAACCTCGGCTCACCGACCTACAAGAATGCACGTAACCTGTTCAACCAGGACAACAACGACATCGCCATGGCTCATACCGGTCTCTACCAGCAGGGCAGAATCGAGAAAGACAATCCTGCCTTCTTCAACAGCGGCGAGTGGATGGTAATCCCGTATCCTACCTTCAAGGATGCCGTTCGAGATGTTGCAGCTTGCTACTACGGCCACTTCTTCATGGTCAATGCCGACAGCGATCCTGCCGTTCAGAAGGCAGCTTGGAAGCTTTCCGGCTACCTGCTCAGCCACGGTGAGGAGTACCTGACCCGCGGTGGAAACATCATTCAGCCGACCAAAGCCCTCTTTGCTTCCGATACGCTGAAGAATATGCCCTACAGCCAGGTCTTCATCGATGATATGGCCCGCTCACACATGATTTACTACGGAGAAAACTCACCTCAGGTCCAGACTCAGATTCGCAATGCAGTCGAATCGGTCATGCTCAGCGGCGTAAGTCCTGAAAAGGCGCTTGCCACTCTCAGAGCTTCTGTTCAGGAAATTATCGACGAGCAGTAA
- a CDS encoding carbohydrate ABC transporter permease has protein sequence MGMRKYRGIERKQARWGFVFVLPAMLFFSLFSFYPIFNAIYTSFFDKRALSKLPPKFLGLGNYIRLFDPSRAASDLSFLNSLKSTLVFTLGTFIPLLIVSLILAVFISNLSSNKTKKFLQISYYTPAILSSVVAATIWMIIFDPRGLGNQWLNALMNTPGVDRRWLVDPVMEQVSTMVIYFWKYIGYFVILFITGLASIPPTIYEASTIDGATKNQVFWRITLPLLKPTVVLVSVMAMLQCLKTFSTQYMLYSNGAPRAPINVITFNIYVTGIQQQYLGRASAMSVVLFIMMLLLTLLQFKTTKSENVEY, from the coding sequence ATGGGTATGAGAAAATATCGGGGTATCGAGAGAAAGCAGGCTCGATGGGGATTTGTCTTCGTTCTGCCGGCCATGCTTTTCTTCTCCTTGTTCAGTTTTTATCCAATTTTCAATGCCATTTATACCAGTTTTTTTGATAAGCGCGCATTGAGCAAGCTACCCCCGAAGTTCCTTGGGCTGGGCAACTACATCAGGCTCTTCGATCCAAGCAGGGCCGCAAGCGACCTCTCTTTCCTGAACAGTCTCAAATCCACATTGGTCTTTACGCTGGGAACCTTCATTCCATTGTTGATCGTCAGCCTGATCTTGGCTGTATTCATCAGCAACCTTTCCAGCAACAAGACCAAGAAATTCCTGCAGATTTCCTACTACACTCCGGCCATCCTTTCCAGCGTTGTTGCAGCAACCATCTGGATGATCATTTTCGACCCGCGCGGGTTGGGGAACCAGTGGCTCAACGCCCTGATGAACACTCCCGGTGTTGACCGCCGATGGCTCGTCGATCCGGTTATGGAGCAGGTTTCCACCATGGTCATCTACTTCTGGAAGTACATCGGCTACTTTGTGATTCTCTTCATTACCGGCCTTGCCTCGATTCCTCCCACCATCTACGAAGCATCAACCATCGATGGGGCGACCAAGAACCAGGTGTTCTGGCGCATCACGTTGCCATTGCTCAAGCCGACGGTGGTCCTGGTTTCGGTCATGGCTATGCTGCAGTGTTTGAAGACCTTCAGCACCCAGTACATGCTCTACTCCAATGGAGCGCCCCGAGCCCCGATCAACGTAATTACGTTCAACATCTATGTTACCGGTATTCAACAACAGTACCTTGGTAGGGCAAGTGCCATGAGCGTCGTGTTGTTCATCATGATGCTGTTGCTGACCTTGCTGCAGTTCAAGACCACCAAGAGTGAGAATGTGGAATATTAG
- a CDS encoding carbohydrate ABC transporter permease, whose translation MQIEKRFTLPKIGIYLVLLVMLTFTLMPIIFMVSASMMTSRQILKMPYTWIPEGIAWENFAKAIQGNDKTYIFVRNISNSLIVSTSVAITTVLIASLTGYGLAKFRFRGRNTVFMMIMATMMIPFEAIMIPLYMVVMALRIQNSYIGLILPFLVSAFGVFQMKQFLTTFPTEFLDAARVDGMGEFGIYWRIVLPNCKPVIATLLILSFRSQWDNLLWPLLVSQSDKMKTIPQYISSFALERSTDEGAMMAAALLASIPMFILFMSLTKYFIGGSAIYESRKG comes from the coding sequence ATGCAGATAGAAAAACGATTCACCCTGCCGAAAATCGGCATTTACCTGGTCCTGTTGGTTATGTTGACATTCACCTTGATGCCCATCATTTTCATGGTCAGTGCATCGATGATGACCAGCCGCCAGATTCTCAAGATGCCTTACACCTGGATTCCCGAGGGCATCGCTTGGGAGAACTTTGCAAAGGCCATCCAAGGCAACGACAAGACCTACATTTTTGTGCGCAATATCTCCAACTCGCTGATCGTCAGTACCTCGGTTGCCATCACCACCGTCCTGATCGCCAGCCTCACCGGATACGGACTTGCAAAGTTCCGCTTCCGAGGCCGCAACACCGTGTTCATGATGATCATGGCGACCATGATGATTCCCTTCGAAGCCATCATGATTCCCCTGTACATGGTTGTCATGGCACTGCGCATCCAGAACTCCTATATCGGTCTTATTCTTCCCTTCCTGGTAAGTGCCTTCGGGGTGTTCCAGATGAAGCAATTTTTGACGACGTTCCCCACCGAATTCCTGGATGCAGCGCGGGTGGACGGCATGGGTGAGTTCGGAATCTATTGGCGCATCGTGCTTCCCAACTGCAAGCCCGTTATCGCTACCTTGTTGATTCTCTCCTTCCGCAGCCAGTGGGACAACCTCTTGTGGCCGCTCTTGGTCAGCCAGAGTGACAAGATGAAGACCATCCCCCAGTACATCTCCTCGTTCGCTCTTGAGCGCAGCACCGATGAAGGGGCGATGATGGCCGCAGCCCTGCTTGCCTCGATTCCCATGTTCATCCTCTTTATGTCGCTGACCAAGTATTTCATCGGCGGGTCGGCCATCTACGAATCGAGAAAGGGTTGA
- a CDS encoding HAD family hydrolase produces MYDRLCTDLSSGHPAQEVLQQFTDRLDAFPLQRLDCPMNRCLLVTDRADSVEEAQRLGMGSMLAHGRFGLDSLLPHLSWVDSTIPDPCSLFLFDMGNVVVKNITMLDKIAKRWNLDREEFFTDYLHYEFPLMDGTFSSAQYWAHVKEVFGTEVEGDPFYDAFEPVFNDEIISLIAKLRAAGKRVVCASNTIDPHWRILDAMGALSLFDEVYASHLMRTTKPSRHFFMQILQSEGCPIEQAYFIDDHEPNIERARSFGLASLLYADKGGREASERLSSAFSFVL; encoded by the coding sequence ATGTACGACAGGCTCTGCACCGATCTTTCTTCAGGTCATCCCGCCCAAGAGGTGCTGCAACAGTTCACCGATCGGCTGGATGCATTTCCCTTGCAGCGTTTGGATTGTCCGATGAACCGCTGTCTGCTTGTCACCGACAGGGCGGACAGCGTCGAGGAAGCTCAACGATTGGGCATGGGCTCGATGCTTGCCCACGGGCGGTTCGGGCTCGATTCTCTGTTGCCTCATCTGTCCTGGGTGGATTCGACCATCCCCGATCCCTGTTCGCTGTTCCTCTTTGATATGGGAAATGTCGTGGTGAAGAACATTACGATGCTCGACAAGATTGCCAAGCGCTGGAATCTCGATCGAGAGGAGTTTTTCACCGACTACCTGCACTATGAGTTCCCCCTCATGGATGGCACTTTTTCCAGCGCACAGTATTGGGCCCATGTGAAAGAGGTGTTTGGGACGGAGGTGGAAGGTGATCCTTTCTACGATGCCTTCGAGCCGGTTTTCAATGATGAGATCATCAGCTTGATTGCCAAGTTGAGAGCGGCAGGCAAGCGGGTGGTATGTGCCTCCAACACCATCGACCCTCATTGGAGGATACTCGATGCGATGGGAGCCCTCTCCTTGTTCGACGAGGTGTATGCATCACATCTGATGCGCACCACAAAACCCTCGAGGCATTTCTTTATGCAGATTCTTCAGAGTGAGGGGTGTCCCATCGAGCAAGCTTACTTTATTGATGATCATGAACCGAACATCGAGCGGGCGCGAAGCTTCGGCCTGGCAAGCCTGCTCTACGCAGACAAAGGGGGAAGAGAGGCCTCCGAGCGGCTCTCTTCGGCCTTCTCCTTCGTGTTATAG